The DNA region TCATCCTCAGAtacttttccgatgtatcaaaaaaaaaaatcatcctcAGATgattttctaatatttttacaacccatcttttaatttttcaacAAACATCTTCAAGATACAGTTTCTACATTACCTATTTTAACATTTAGTTAAAATAAATACATATACGTCAaggatttatttatttgaattaaaaataattattttaagtcATATGAGACCTAATatcaatttatttaaattttatatccaccttttcaatttttaaaagatttgatttAGATTTATAGAAAAACCCCTAAACAAATCCCAAAATAAATCTTCTAACTCActtttctctctcctagtcATCAATCTCGAGAATGGTAAAATAAATAGAGTTAtttcagttttatttttttatttttatgacttatatttttattttaataattttcctAAGCCTATTTCTATTTAATATTCATTTCTGCTGCTTAATGACAACCGTTTAACTTCAAAACAAATTTCTATGCTACACAACAATAATTCAacctaaattaataataataatagtgataACAACAATGACCTCGTAAGGAATTTCTCACATTCCCATGCACACCATGCAATTCAATTATTTCGTCATTTCTAACAAACAGTCAATCATTCAACAAAGACAATTAGTGGCAGCATAGTCAAAACAGACAACAGTCAAAGTCAACAAtccacatattattattattatgataaaatataattatttaataaatttaggGTCTTACActtaccagtaccaacaatcttacccttctcgttgccaccaaaactaacttcacctccaggtctAAGTTTAGGTCTTGAAACATACGTACTTTTCaaccgtcatgtgtcgcgagcatcccttgtctagataccatgattggtatTTCAGttgagctatcaaggatatctgcaacatatataatattttccttaggtacccactttctgggtactttcttgttagttactccagaagttctgacaactttgggtctttcaacaggataatacaAGGGAACTTGTGCATGATATCTTGACACAGAGAATGTTCCTTTCTTAATGGGTAAGGCAACTTCAGAAGGTAATGGTTCAGGTATAATGGTTCTAGAAGGAACAAAGTGTTAATAAAGAGCTTTAGGTTTAGGCACAGGAGACTCATTTcaactgggtctagaatagccaataccACTCATTCCATTaaacttctatctacgcttttagatAGGAACctctgaaaagatttttcatatttggtttcaTTTTTATCATCAGAAGTACTAgatgcaataacttcttctaacttagaaatttgatttttaagaacAGAGTAAGAATTAACTAAGGAGAAATTGTTTTCATTTAATTCTGAAATGGTTTTCTCATTCTTAGCAGATACCTCAAAAGTGGCAagaaaatcctttttcaactttttatgcttagtcagaagAGAATCATGTTTCCTCATAATTTCAGCTAAGGCAGATTTAAGATCAGACAATGAAGAAgatgcgaatacctcattttcgtCTTTAGAGTCTGAATCAGCTTCTGATGTTGGATCCACATCTGATTCagcttttgactctgcttccttgtatTTTACACTGGCCATGAGTCCATCaacaacttcaccatcagagtccaCTTCTTTTGAGTCTGAATCATCAAGAGTTACCATGAGACCTTTCCTAgccttgaagtgcttcttaggcttcttgtctttcttcagctcaggacaatcactcttgtaatgtCCTGGCTCCTTGCATTCAGAGCATGTAACCTCTCTTGATGATGACTTGCGTTGACCAGATGAAGACTTTTGTTTTCCTTTGGCTTTTGATgatcctttgtacttgctctgcctttGCTTCCAAAGGTGATTGATTCTTTTTGAAATCAATGAgaactcatcttcatcagaatcttcagaggattcttctaaaacttgttcagcttgaagcgCCTTGGccttctcaaattttgacttcGGAGCTATGGATTTCTGCTTCTTCTGGATCACATGATCAGCACGATCTATCTCATGGCTCTTCAGAATGCTgataagttcttccaaactcatcttgTTGATATCTCTGGACAACTTCAAAGacgtcaccaagggcatccacttCTCAGGAAGGCCTGTGAGAATCCTCTTTACATGGTAAGGAGTGGTGTAGCCTTTGTCAAGAACTCTAATCCCAACAATGATCATCTGGAATCTGAAAAACATAACACCTAATGATTCATCAGGTTCCATCATGAAGACTTCATACTTTTTTattagagacaacgcctttgtctccttgacttcctcatttccttcatgagacatcttcaaagaATCAAAGATAGCATTTGCATAATCACGATCagtgatcttctcatattcaTCATATGAGATAACACTCAGCAAGATAGTTCTTGCTCTGTGATGATCCTTGTACATTTTCTTTTGAAGATCAGTCATCTTATCTCTTTGAATATTCACTCcagcttcatcaactggacaTGTATAGCCATCAACAATATGATCCCAAAGATCAGcgtcaaagccaagaaagaaactttcgattctatctttccagtaatcAAACTTTTCTCCATCGAAGATAGGTGGTTTAGCATTGTAGTAAGCTTTTTGAGCATCGTTGGTGGTGGTCGCcatttgagtttttcacaccggtccGGATCTCTGAACAATGTTAAgggtggtaatcagaacttacgctctgataccaattgaaggtatgaaaaacactagaaaggggggtttgaatagggtttttgaAGTTTTAAAGCTTTCTCTCAAAGATTTTGACAATCTTTTCGGTATAAAGAATATAAGGTGCAAGAGATGAATGATAGGGAAAatcacacaatgattttatcctagttcacttgatgaatctctcaagctaatcaagtccacccgttaaggtgatttcttccttcttagaatgaaggcaatgcactattcaaagattgttacaactgcactagcacaccttgctcagtgactaacaacctATGAACTAGAAACACTAAGACAAccttgtcttagtcttctcaagaatactgacctcactggtctctcaaggaaataCAAACAAGGTTTGTAAAGGGTTTGGTTTagaaagaaatgcttctgaaatAAGCAAAGGTAAACAccataagaacaatgaagaaatattgctaaggtatttgcTCGTAGATTTTCACTTGTgttgcacaatagtttcttagccaatttcttctgtcttcagcctttaaatacttaAAGGTTTAGGGTTTGTAACCATTGAAAGAATCCATCCGTTGGAGGGaaattctggaatttccagaacctgCTAAGGCTGAACCTCGTAGGTAAGGCaatcagaatagtacacttacttttgtactattgacaatgacattgccttaacctagttgactcttgatctttggcgacgcttcatgttggaacttctgaagctatgtgatcagagtcagaaggaagcttggatcctctaaccatcagaacttctccttctggaccgttcattctgaacttctggtcttcagaacttgaagtgCTTTGGTCTTGgaagccagcttactcttggacttcagagtcttcaagtcttcagcttctggaccgttcctcagaacatctggtcttcagagcttCAGTGCTTGAATCTTTCAGAGTCCACAttagagctttaatcttcataTTATCTGAAGTGtttgctaccgttcagaagaacgtagtgattgcagaagtGTTACAAtggttactctttggtcttTAACTTCTGATGAGTTTGGCCTTTGAATCAAAGTCAAAGCCTGTTTGTCACACACTtaagagacaaacgttagagtaccctaattgttcatacacaataataaatttgttatcatcaaaacatagagttgtaccacctgaccaaatcttggtcttacaggTTCTAGAATCAAAATGCCCCAATTAAAAAACCCTAAAACTCAAAATTGTGCTTTCTCCAAATTCACTCCATACAACTCAAATTAAAGTTCATATAAGTGATATACGTGAAGACACTTAGCATGTATCAAGCTCTAACAAAATTAGAAACCTACAAAGTTGCTAACTTTGGgtatttttaactttttcatGCATTAACTATCAAACCACATAGATCAAAGACATAGATAAGTATTTTGATCGTAGAGATATACTCCCTAGCCTATCAACTCAAAGCTTGGGATGAAAAAGAGGATGGAGATGCAGAAGATGATCATGATCCAAGACTCTTAAAGCAATCCACTCCCAAGCTAGCAAGAATCAACTCTAAACTATCAAGAATCAAGCAAGAAAATCAGATTTTTCTTCCTCCTTCCCTTTCTCTCTCAAACCCAGGGCCTTGTTGTGTTTATTGTGAGTTGTCTTGGTATTTTGGTCCACTCATTTAAGCTAATTATCCCTCTATAAAAGGTTGATACCTGCCCCGAATTCACATAAGtgagaaaatattttagaaGCAACCTGCTCCAAAATGTGACGGTGAACTGATTAAGGAAGTCTTctccggatgagaaaacttccttcgcgGAAAAAATTCCTTGGGGAAAAAGAATCAATACAACGCAGATGGAAACTCTGGAAGAGTGTCGAACACTTTTATTCATGGCCTGGAAATTCCCTAAAGTCTCTACGAAGGTTAAATAATTCTCCTTCAGGGTTCTAGGAAGCAAACCCTATCGATATTACAGTCGAAAGTTCCAGAATTACGCACACATCCCCACAAACACGACCCTAATGTGTGTTACTCCCGCTCCGATTTAGAATCGAGGCTTAACTAGTGTTCTAAAAATGGGGAATCACTTTTCGAATACTCTGAATTGTAGTCATGTATGAATATGCTCGCATAAACTGCGATTTCGGCATTCCACCGATATTTTCAAGATCTGGCCATTAAAGTTGATATCGgaaaaagtaacacaagaaagggaggtttgaattgtgttcagTTAAAACTAGAGTTTTTCAACGATTATAAGTTTATGGAAATATGTTCGCAATCGTTTGGTGCGGCGGATATAAAAAGTAAGAGTGTAGGTCGAAAGTTCCAGAATTACGCACACATCCCCACAAACAATACCCTGACATGTCTTACTCCCGCTCCGATTTAGAATCGAGGCTTAACTAGTTTTCTAGAAATGAGGAATCACTTTTCGAATACTCTGAATTGTAGTCATGTATGAATATGCTCGCATAAACTGCGATTTCGGCATTCCACCGATATTTTCCAGAACTGGCCGTTAAAGTTGATATCGaaaaaaataacacaagaaaggggggtttgaattgtgttcagTTAAAACTAGAGTTTTTCAACGATTATAAGTTTATGGAAATATTTTCGCAATCGTTAGGTGCAGCGGATATAAAAAGTAAGAGTGTAGACGATAAGCACACAACAATATATTCTGGTTCACTCGCATATGATGGGGCTATGTCCAGTCCTTGGCTTAACCAAGATTtccactagcaagtatcaaggactgcTCCCACAATAAGTATTAGACATGACTTTTCTCAACAAGTATTAGATAGGACTTCTCTCAACAAGTATtcgacaggacttctcccaacaagtattccATAGGACTCATTTCatcaagtattctacaggacttctcctaacaagtattagacaggaatTCTCCTAGTTcaagtattgttcaggacttctcctaagatcGTTTGGCTCTATAGGATTCTTTTCTCAAAAGATGGATTATAGAAATTATAAAGCTCGGAAACTACAAAGTGTTTGAGAATTTAACTCTAGGGTATACTTTGTGTTCTTGATCTAGAGAGAGTGGGATAttgagatttgactcttaggaataTCTCTCTTTGAAGCAGACGATGTCTAAAGGTTTTGAATCTTAAGCTTTTCTTTTGATATTgcttctttcttgcttgaagaaGAATTTTTTTGACTTCGATGAAAATTCTAGCTCAGTTTCTTATCTTCTGAAAATCTTCAAGTCCTCCTTTTATACTGCAGAAGCTTCCAGGGTTTGTTGAGAGCCGTTGGAGCGTGTTGAGCCTCTTGAGTACTAGTCGTTGAATCAAACAGTCTTCTtgtcaggtgcattaaatgcattgttgaaggtatgaaaaacgatagaaagggggggtttgaatagcgttttaaatctaaaactcgacccacttgagatttaaacaaatctcttcaaacaccaaagataaaagtgctaagataagagttaaggaaagcacacaaatgattttatcctggttcacttaataaatccctcaagctaattcagtccacccgttaaggtgatttcttccttctcagaatgaaggcaatccactaatcagagtttgttacaactgcacttgctacctgcaaagtgactaacaatacactgacttagctatcactaagattcactctcttagtcttctcaatgatccgaccaaccttggtctccttaaggaaaatcaaacaactgtttgaaggtttgggtttacacagaaatgcttcttagaaagctaatagtaaacacaattagtacaatgtgaagaaagattgctttgaTAGAATATTTGATTTTCACGTGAGCTTCAACAAAGTTTCTTCAAAcgacatctttcatcttcagcctctttatatactccaaggaattaggtttggaagtttgcatggaatgctaccgttggagggcagatctgggttttccaggttctgttgtggctgaataagttaggtaaggtcgtcaagaatggtacaattgcttttgtactttggatagtgacatgacctttatcctagtagacttctgatcagagcgatgcttcatattggaacttgtgaagcttggtgatcagagtcagaaggaagctctgatcctctgacctttgtaccttctgcttctggactcagaggagaagtacttggtcttcagagccagcttactcttggacatcagaatcttcactactcagcttctggaccttcagagcttctgtaccttcagagcttctgatccttcagagcttctagtgagctgaatccatatcagagctttgtaatcttcagatcttctgaagcttaatctactattcagattgaacatagtaagtgcgaaagcgttgtggaggttactctttgagcattgtgcttctgaattatgtgaaataagaccagagtcatggcctgtcattagaacactcagaaaacaacgttagagtaccataattgttcatacataatagttaacatgtaatcatcaaaacatagagttgtactactagatcaaaacttgatcttacaattgtGTCATTTGCTGAGGCAAAATGCTCTTAAGTGTATATTGTCAGTTGGTTGGTAGCATCAACAACAACGTTCCAGTCCTTTAGTGAAAGAAAGTGGAAACAACAacgttgtacttgtttccttgtcCAATGTGATATCACGAGATCTTAtgcacttgactttctcttTCTACAACGTCTGAGAGCTTTTAATTTGAATATGCGGCTCTTTCTCTTGAAATTAATTCATCCTTTGAGATAGACGATGTAGATCTTCTTTAATCATGGCTTCTCCGACGATCTGTCAGCTTGGAGATGTCTTGCATAGTTTTGGTCCTGAAGCTGtgactcttcttctttcttcgaTCATTTTTATCTTCCTTGGTTCAGACGACTTTGCAGATTTTGATTTCTTAGCTTGAGTAGTCTGCATTGTAGCTTTGACCTTTCTTGGACAGTCTTCTATCTTGATTGGTCTTCTCTTCTCTTGTTCAGACGATCTGGCTGATTTGACTTTCTTTGCTTGTATAGTCTGCCTTGAGCGTCTTCATGTGTTGCCTTGCTAGCACCTTCTAGCATAGTCTTGTACTTTATCATCAGAAGATGGGGATGTGCAGCATAGAGGTTATTTCCTTAAATACAGTTTACGTGAAATATTTAACCAATTCACTTatgctcttgaaaattgttatcattcaaaatatgatagacAATGTATTCAGCATTGGAACTTaacaaaaatgtttttttctaCACCCTAGCAACCTTTTCCGGCCATTATTGAAGTGGTcgagagaaataaaaatattttgattttgtttttttgcaGAGAGACGATTGATCTAGACAAGTTAGGAACCAAGACACTTGATACAATGTAAACAGAGAAATCACACACACAAATAGTAATGGGATACCCCTAGTAGGTGCAACCTCCCTCGTGTATATATAGTATTAGGTTAAGAGTAAAATACAAACTTAAAGAGAATGACCCATAAACTCCACGTTTAACTATATGTCCCTATCATTATTCTCCAAGTAGCAGATGCTACTCCAAGAACGTGAAAAAGAGATGGAAATACCCAGCTAAACAAAACATAGAAATTTCAGACATTCTGAAATATGAATAATTGGACAAGCTTTCagcttaaataagtttgaaaaggGGAGAAGGCATTGTAAAACATATTCTGGACCAGTTTTGGACAAAATATCAATATGTATGAATGTGATTATCCAGC from Lotus japonicus ecotype B-129 chromosome 2, LjGifu_v1.2 includes:
- the LOC130736319 gene encoding uncharacterized protein LOC130736319, with translation MATTTNDAQKAYYNAKPPIFDGEKFDYWKDRIESFFLGFDADLWDHIVDGYTCPVDEAGVNIQRDKMTDLQKKMYKDHHRARTILLSVISYDEYEKITDRDYANAIFDSLKIFQMIIVGIRVLDKGYTTPYHVKRILTGLPEKWMPLVTSLKLSRDINKMSLEELISILKSHEIDRADHVIQKKQKSIAPKSKFEKAKALQAEQQRQSKYKGSSKAKGKQKSSSGQRKSSSREVTCSECKEPGHYKNSKEVDSDGEVVDGLMASVKYKEAESKAESDVDPTSEADSDSKDENEVFASSSLSDLKSALAEIMRKHDSLLTKHKKLKKDFLATFEVSAKNEKTISELNENNFSLVNSYSVLKNQISKLEEVIASSTSDDKNETKYEKSFQRFLSKSVDRSLME